A stretch of the Planktothricoides raciborskii GIHE-MW2 genome encodes the following:
- the ispF gene encoding 2-C-methyl-D-erythritol 2,4-cyclodiphosphate synthase gives MTVQIRIGNGYDIHRLGSDRALILGGVKIEHSLGLVGHSDADVLTHAIMDAMLGALSLGDIGHYFPPTDDRWKGADSLVLLAQVNQLIKEKGWQVSNIDSVVVAERPKLKPHISKMRDRLSTVLGIDPDQVGVKATTNEKLGPEGREEGISAYAVALLVKAN, from the coding sequence ATGACGGTTCAAATTAGAATTGGCAATGGTTATGATATCCACCGCTTAGGAAGCGATCGCGCACTAATTCTGGGGGGAGTCAAAATTGAGCATTCCTTGGGATTAGTGGGTCATAGCGATGCAGATGTGTTAACTCATGCGATCATGGACGCCATGCTCGGTGCCCTCAGTTTAGGAGACATTGGTCACTACTTTCCGCCCACGGACGATCGCTGGAAAGGTGCCGATAGTTTAGTGTTATTAGCCCAAGTTAACCAGTTAATCAAAGAGAAAGGGTGGCAAGTGAGCAATATTGACTCTGTGGTGGTGGCAGAACGGCCTAAATTAAAACCGCATATTAGCAAAATGCGCGATCGCCTCTCAACAGTCTTGGGGATCGACCCTGACCAAGTAGGAGTCAAAGCCACCACCAACGAAAAACTCGGCCCCGAAGGGCGGGAAGAAGGGATTTCCGCGTATGCCGTAGCCTTACTCGTCAAAGCTAATTAA
- a CDS encoding TrkA family potassium uptake protein — translation MHSILEQKYRRIRKELITSVSLLGGVFLLGTLGYWSMEGWSLSEAAYMTAITLSTVGFTEVRPLGPTGRLFTMSLIALGVITIGYIVNRFTEAIIAGYFQDVIRLRQQRRLIDTLSEHYILCGFGRTGRQVALEFKAEGIPFLVLENDPEEVQAAEQLDCIAVLADATLDSTLIQVGIERAVCLITVLPSDAENLYTLISAKTLNPKLRVIARANTEDAVKKLQRAGADTVISPYITGGRRMAAAALRPEVMDFVDGIITGADRTLYLEEYKVNSETCPFVGYTVKDADLRGQTGALILAIRRQDGTLIGGPTADTQLLADDVLICMGTPEQLRRMNQILSPLRSQPQFRRPKQLPPNR, via the coding sequence GTGCATTCAATCCTAGAACAAAAATACCGACGGATTAGGAAAGAACTGATTACCAGTGTCAGTTTACTTGGGGGTGTTTTTTTACTAGGCACCTTGGGATACTGGTCAATGGAAGGATGGTCTTTATCCGAAGCCGCCTATATGACTGCAATTACCCTTTCAACGGTGGGATTTACTGAGGTGCGACCTCTCGGTCCTACGGGGCGACTGTTCACCATGTCTTTAATTGCCCTGGGTGTAATTACCATCGGTTACATTGTGAATCGGTTTACAGAAGCGATTATTGCAGGATATTTTCAAGACGTTATTCGATTAAGGCAACAGAGACGATTGATAGATACATTATCAGAACACTATATCCTCTGTGGATTTGGTCGCACCGGACGTCAAGTTGCTTTGGAATTCAAAGCAGAAGGCATTCCTTTCTTAGTCCTAGAAAACGACCCAGAAGAAGTGCAGGCAGCCGAACAACTTGATTGTATTGCGGTTCTGGCTGATGCGACTTTGGATTCGACCTTAATTCAGGTAGGAATTGAACGGGCAGTTTGTTTAATTACCGTCCTCCCTTCTGATGCGGAAAATCTTTATACTTTGATTTCCGCAAAAACCCTCAATCCCAAATTGCGAGTTATTGCCCGGGCAAACACCGAGGACGCGGTGAAAAAGTTGCAACGGGCAGGCGCCGATACGGTGATTTCACCTTATATTACGGGGGGACGACGCATGGCAGCGGCGGCATTACGACCAGAGGTGATGGATTTTGTCGATGGGATTATTACTGGGGCCGATCGCACCTTATATCTGGAAGAATACAAAGTTAACTCAGAAACTTGTCCCTTTGTTGGTTATACGGTCAAAGATGCGGATCTGCGGGGTCAGACGGGCGCTTTAATTCTGGCAATTCGCCGTCAGGATGGGACGCTGATCGGAGGCCCCACTGCGGATACACAATTACTGGCAGATGATGTCTTGATTTGTATGGGCACCCCCGAACAGCTACGCCGGATGAATCAAATTCTTAGTCCCCTGCGTTCTCAGCCCCAGTTTCGCCGACCCAAGCAATTGCCCCCAAACCGATAA
- a CDS encoding metal-binding protein yields the protein MPSGRTHDEITLWSLPWVAGITWVFTRNSHLTLFVSGGFLFSGLMFGPDLDIYSQQFLRWGWLRWIWLPYQKSLHHRSFLSHGPVIGTVLRVVYLMTWIGMVAIAILLVMDLVRGMPWTVEMMIQWGARSLLSHYPDLIALLIGFELGAMSHSLSDWGGSTYKQIKSRGWMAVLPKSVTSQLAKRQSRKSRKPPRPSSKSSQPKGGQSKGRGSSGRKAPTPKRK from the coding sequence ATGCCATCTGGTCGCACCCATGACGAAATTACTTTATGGAGCTTGCCCTGGGTGGCAGGTATCACCTGGGTTTTCACCCGTAACAGCCATTTAACTTTATTTGTTTCGGGAGGTTTTTTATTCAGTGGGCTGATGTTTGGCCCGGATCTGGATATCTATTCCCAGCAGTTTCTCCGTTGGGGGTGGTTGCGTTGGATTTGGCTGCCTTACCAAAAGAGTTTGCACCATCGCTCATTTCTGTCTCACGGTCCGGTGATTGGCACGGTGTTACGAGTTGTTTATCTGATGACTTGGATCGGCATGGTGGCGATCGCTATTTTGTTGGTGATGGATCTAGTCCGGGGTATGCCCTGGACCGTGGAGATGATGATTCAATGGGGGGCGCGATCGCTTCTGAGTCATTACCCAGACTTAATTGCCCTATTGATTGGTTTCGAGTTGGGGGCAATGAGTCACTCCTTAAGTGACTGGGGGGGTTCCACTTATAAACAAATAAAATCTCGCGGTTGGATGGCGGTGTTGCCCAAGTCTGTCACCTCCCAACTGGCGAAACGGCAGTCCCGCAAGTCCAGAAAACCCCCGCGTCCGTCTAGCAAATCCAGCCAACCGAAGGGTGGTCAGTCCAAGGGTCGGGGCAGCAGTGGCAGAAAAGCCCCCACACCGAAACGCAAATAA
- the mazG gene encoding nucleoside triphosphate pyrophosphohydrolase, whose translation MSTYETSPANLTPELAAMEQLISVVAKLRSPDGGCPWDLAQTPESLIPYIIEEAYEVVDAIRQGDPKAIAEELGDLLLQVVLQAQIAKESGQFSIAEIAQGISEKLIRRHPHVFGDLKVNSIEEVHQNWEQIKASEKGETNSESQLLSDKLSRYARTFPPLVAGMKISKKAAAAGFEWDDAEGVWAKLHEELNEFKHAVEHETKEEQKAELGDILFVLINLARWYDLEPEEALQITNEKFIQRLSKVEAFSDRPLSDYSLEELDQLWAKAKAQIAQQKSASKS comes from the coding sequence ATGTCCACCTACGAAACATCTCCAGCTAATCTGACTCCTGAACTTGCGGCTATGGAACAATTGATTTCCGTGGTGGCTAAATTGCGATCGCCTGATGGCGGTTGCCCCTGGGACTTGGCACAAACCCCAGAAAGCCTGATTCCCTATATCATCGAAGAAGCTTATGAGGTGGTCGATGCCATTCGGCAGGGCGATCCAAAGGCGATCGCCGAAGAATTAGGAGACTTGCTGTTACAAGTTGTTTTACAAGCGCAAATTGCCAAAGAATCTGGTCAATTTAGCATCGCCGAAATCGCCCAAGGAATCAGTGAAAAATTAATTCGCCGCCATCCTCATGTATTCGGGGATCTGAAAGTGAACAGCATCGAAGAAGTTCACCAAAATTGGGAACAAATTAAGGCTTCAGAAAAGGGCGAAACCAACTCAGAAAGCCAATTACTCAGTGATAAACTCAGCCGTTATGCCCGGACATTTCCCCCATTAGTGGCGGGAATGAAAATTTCTAAAAAAGCGGCAGCGGCGGGCTTTGAATGGGATGATGCCGAAGGAGTTTGGGCGAAATTACATGAGGAATTAAATGAGTTTAAACACGCCGTAGAACATGAAACCAAAGAAGAGCAAAAAGCTGAACTGGGAGATATTCTCTTTGTGTTGATTAATTTGGCACGTTGGTATGATTTGGAACCGGAAGAAGCTTTACAAATTACCAATGAAAAGTTTATTCAGCGGTTATCGAAAGTGGAGGCATTTAGCGATCGCCCATTGTCTGATTATTCTTTAGAAGAATTAGATCAACTTTGGGCAAAAGCCAAAGCACAAATTGCCCAGCAAAAATCAGCCAGCAAAAGTTAA
- the der gene encoding ribosome biogenesis GTPase Der, whose amino-acid sequence MPLPIVAIIGRPNVGKSTLVNRLASTRDAIVHDEPGVTRDRTYKQAFWGDRDFQVVDTGGLVFADDTEFLPLIREQALTALTESVAAIFVVDGQAGLTSGDEEIAQWLRQQKVPILLAVNKCESETMGLTQAAEFWNLGLGEPFPLSSIHGNGTGELLDKLITYFPPVDAIPEIEEIKIAIVGRPNVGKSSLLNSLVGQQRAIVSPISGTTRDTIDMVVQRDDQVYRLIDTAGIRKKKNIDYGVEFFSINRAFKAIRRSDVVLLVIDAVDGVTEQDQKLAGRIEDEGRACAIVVNKWDLIEKDSSTIYDYERDIKDRLYFVNWAPTIFTSALTGKRVPNILDLVDQVVSQHRRRVSTSVINEVLEESVRWHTPPTSRQGRQGKIYYGTQIRSQPPTIALFVNDPKRFKDNYRSYLERQFRDQLGFEGTPVRFVWRGKKARDGERSGANRAVRV is encoded by the coding sequence ATGCCTCTGCCTATAGTAGCTATTATTGGCCGACCGAATGTCGGTAAGTCCACCCTGGTGAATCGTTTGGCGAGTACGCGAGATGCGATCGTCCATGATGAACCGGGAGTCACCCGCGATCGCACCTACAAACAAGCCTTTTGGGGCGATCGGGATTTTCAAGTCGTCGATACCGGGGGTTTAGTCTTTGCCGACGACACGGAATTCTTGCCGTTAATTAGAGAACAAGCCTTGACTGCCCTCACGGAATCAGTTGCCGCCATTTTTGTGGTCGATGGTCAAGCGGGTTTGACCTCTGGGGATGAAGAAATCGCCCAATGGTTACGACAACAAAAAGTGCCCATATTGTTGGCAGTGAATAAATGTGAATCAGAAACAATGGGTCTGACTCAAGCCGCCGAATTTTGGAATTTAGGACTGGGCGAACCTTTTCCTCTTTCCAGTATTCACGGCAATGGAACTGGTGAACTTTTAGACAAATTGATTACCTATTTTCCCCCGGTCGATGCAATTCCCGAAATCGAAGAAATTAAAATTGCCATTGTGGGGCGTCCGAATGTCGGTAAATCCAGTTTATTAAATAGCTTAGTCGGTCAACAACGGGCAATTGTTAGCCCAATTTCCGGCACTACTCGCGATACTATTGATATGGTGGTGCAACGGGACGATCAGGTTTATCGCCTGATTGATACAGCGGGAATTCGCAAAAAGAAAAATATCGATTACGGAGTGGAATTTTTTAGTATTAATCGGGCATTTAAAGCCATTCGCCGATCTGATGTGGTGTTGCTGGTGATTGATGCGGTGGATGGAGTCACGGAACAAGACCAAAAACTCGCCGGACGGATTGAAGATGAAGGTCGCGCTTGTGCGATCGTGGTGAATAAATGGGATTTAATTGAAAAAGATTCTTCGACCATTTATGACTATGAACGAGACATTAAAGATCGTCTCTATTTTGTCAATTGGGCACCGACGATTTTTACCAGTGCATTGACCGGCAAGCGAGTGCCGAATATTCTGGATTTAGTGGATCAAGTGGTGAGTCAACATCGCCGTCGCGTCTCTACTTCGGTGATTAATGAAGTGCTCGAAGAATCCGTGCGTTGGCATACTCCACCGACCTCGCGGCAAGGGCGTCAAGGGAAGATTTACTATGGAACTCAAATCAGAAGCCAACCACCCACGATCGCCCTATTTGTCAACGATCCAAAACGGTTTAAAGATAACTATCGCAGTTATTTAGAACGACAATTTCGCGATCAGTTAGGCTTTGAAGGGACACCCGTTCGGTTTGTTTGGCGGGGCAAAAAAGCCCGTGATGGAGAAAGGTCTGGAGCAAATCGGGCGGTGCGAGTGTAA
- a CDS encoding energy-coupling factor transporter transmembrane protein EcfT: MDLLRSLPLGLYLEQPITWLHSLDARVKLIWLLSFLLAPLLGNIPWRIALVGLLIILTFTAMIPMRVWRQQMGWLLIFSVMVLCITAIAPDGLAIEHQRRLPASEITFVTTPQNPQTTATRQPWYDPFGWFSNSEAKQQKDATKDPAKKPELSSDINLPQPTDYRYVIFDQGPVKITRRSLDLGLRVSTLLFTLIYSTNLYLLTTAPEEITAGLEDLMSPLQRFNLPVTEITLTLTLSLRFIPLVLEEVQNLIRAVSTRAINWKKLGWRRSVKVWLTVVERLLENLLLRASQIANSMQVRGFTSPNEHRVQWHQLRLKRVDWLAIAGLFILWGLRLTWGWQA; encoded by the coding sequence ATGGATTTATTGCGATCGCTGCCTCTGGGACTTTATTTAGAACAACCAATTACCTGGCTACATTCCTTAGATGCACGGGTAAAATTAATCTGGTTGCTGAGTTTTCTTTTAGCCCCGTTGTTAGGAAATATTCCTTGGCGAATTGCCTTAGTTGGTTTACTAATTATTTTAACCTTTACCGCCATGATTCCCATGCGGGTTTGGCGACAACAAATGGGCTGGTTACTAATCTTTAGTGTTATGGTATTGTGCATCACAGCGATCGCCCCAGATGGATTAGCCATTGAACACCAAAGGCGTCTTCCTGCCTCGGAAATTACCTTCGTCACCACACCGCAGAATCCGCAAACCACTGCCACTCGTCAACCGTGGTACGATCCCTTCGGTTGGTTTAGCAATTCTGAAGCAAAGCAGCAAAAAGATGCGACCAAAGACCCCGCAAAAAAACCGGAATTATCATCGGATATTAACTTACCCCAGCCCACGGATTATCGTTATGTCATTTTTGATCAAGGGCCTGTGAAAATTACCCGCCGTTCTTTAGACTTAGGTCTTCGAGTCAGCACATTATTATTTACCCTAATTTACAGCACCAATCTTTATTTACTCACCACCGCCCCAGAAGAAATTACCGCCGGACTCGAAGATTTAATGAGTCCGTTGCAACGCTTCAATTTGCCAGTCACAGAAATCACCCTTACCTTAACTTTATCTTTGCGATTTATTCCCTTAGTCTTAGAAGAAGTGCAAAACTTAATTAGAGCCGTTAGCACTAGGGCAATTAACTGGAAAAAACTCGGTTGGCGTCGTTCCGTGAAAGTTTGGTTAACGGTGGTAGAACGGTTATTAGAAAACCTGCTTTTGCGAGCCTCTCAAATTGCTAATAGTATGCAAGTACGCGGCTTTACCAGTCCCAATGAGCATCGGGTGCAGTGGCATCAATTGCGCCTCAAAAGAGTTGATTGGTTAGCGATCGCCGGTTTGTTTATATTGTGGGGATTAAGATTAACCTGGGGATGGCAAGCATGA